One window of the Labilibaculum sp. genome contains the following:
- a CDS encoding choice-of-anchor Q domain-containing protein, translated as MPLSRCLFFIVISFLIISCDQDENFTTDPNFRLTFSADTIAFDTLFTGFGSTTRQLKVKNTSSNAINISHLYLQNLESPYRLNVNGIQSNNLMDIKLDAKDSLFIFVEVGLEAKDEDAPRLLEDQLKFELNGQVQEVILETFAQDVYIVDGDITENTIWTADRPYFVTKPVWIDEGIDLIVYEGTKVYFKKNTALHVKGNFEVKGSFQKPVYFGSSRLEELYKNVPGQWNGIYFYDESTTHFLSHFLLENGINGLSFPKTILDNNPILIEYGIIRNFTGNGLLASNSIIVAHDMLVSNCGEECVRLKEYGSCLISHSTFYNSWFFSARSKAVLSYNGLGEEGLTIRNSILYGNRFDELEFDQTENVLVQNSLLKLSNSAHIDYASIFTECLFNEDPGFLDLEELNFSLSEKSSAINKGSIEFISTYLFDLAGNRRDNDAAPDMGCYEFSEIK; from the coding sequence ATGCCTTTATCTCGTTGTCTGTTTTTTATTGTCATCTCATTTCTCATTATTTCTTGCGACCAAGATGAGAATTTTACGACCGATCCAAATTTTAGATTGACATTTTCAGCGGATACAATTGCATTTGATACATTATTCACTGGCTTTGGTTCAACAACCAGGCAGTTAAAGGTGAAGAATACTTCATCCAACGCAATTAATATCTCGCACTTATACCTTCAAAATTTAGAATCACCATATCGACTAAATGTGAATGGAATTCAGTCGAACAATTTGATGGATATTAAACTTGATGCCAAAGACAGCCTTTTTATTTTTGTTGAGGTAGGTCTTGAAGCAAAAGATGAGGATGCTCCCCGGTTATTAGAAGACCAATTGAAGTTTGAACTGAACGGGCAGGTGCAGGAAGTGATTTTAGAGACTTTTGCGCAGGATGTTTATATAGTTGATGGTGACATTACTGAAAATACGATTTGGACGGCAGATCGTCCTTATTTTGTTACGAAACCTGTTTGGATTGATGAAGGTATTGACCTGATTGTTTATGAGGGAACAAAGGTTTATTTCAAGAAGAATACGGCACTTCATGTTAAGGGTAATTTTGAGGTAAAAGGAAGTTTTCAAAAACCTGTTTATTTTGGAAGTTCACGATTGGAAGAATTGTACAAAAATGTTCCCGGTCAATGGAATGGAATCTACTTTTACGATGAAAGTACGACTCACTTTCTCAGTCATTTTCTTCTCGAAAACGGCATTAATGGATTAAGCTTTCCTAAAACCATATTGGATAACAATCCAATATTGATTGAGTATGGAATTATTCGGAATTTTACGGGGAATGGATTACTGGCATCAAATTCTATTATTGTTGCTCATGATATGCTGGTCAGTAATTGTGGTGAGGAGTGTGTTCGATTAAAAGAGTATGGTTCTTGTTTGATATCTCATTCAACTTTTTATAATTCGTGGTTTTTTTCTGCTCGTTCAAAGGCAGTTCTCTCATATAATGGTCTTGGCGAAGAGGGCTTGACAATCAGAAATAGTATCCTGTATGGAAATAGATTTGATGAGTTGGAATTTGATCAAACAGAAAATGTTTTGGTTCAGAATTCTCTTTTAAAATTGAGCAATTCAGCCCATATTGATTATGCCTCAATATTCACTGAATGTTTGTTTAATGAAGATCCTGGTTTTCTTGATTTGGAAGAGCTTAACTTTAGCTTGAGTGAGAAATCGTCAGCCATAAATAAGGGAAGTATTGAATTCATATCGACCTATCTTTTTGATTTGGCAGGCAATCGCAGAGATAATGATGCAGCCCCGGATATGGGATGTTATGAATTTTCAGAAATTAAATAA
- a CDS encoding type IX secretion system membrane protein PorP/SprF, whose product MRITIILGVLLFAFTQGKAQQLPLYSQYVENGFLLNPAMAGSRMYSPLRLSLRQQWSGVEGAPETQALSFNKNMSNKCTTCNVKGNPLSRRNKQMGVGLGAYFFNDKAGEVARTGIEFSYAYHLQLSKSKLGQTGTKLSFGLGGVFYQFKFDKRYIPVNDPKAGPDEVSYVPDANFGVYLYNDDYFVGASAAHLFEASVKMGDNNIDDNIMMRHFYATAGYTFHLKDLVDLEPSVIVRKTMNSDVYYDLSAKLYIHHFWMAASYRTNDQIVGMVGVNYNQYYIGYSYDHYTNNLIADSSDGTHEITLGINFDIPNKMKRESRLRERRAADRNFSKTKTSRYKRNSKSYIFF is encoded by the coding sequence ATGAGAATAACAATAATTCTAGGAGTGTTGCTTTTTGCATTCACTCAAGGAAAAGCTCAACAATTGCCACTTTATAGCCAGTACGTGGAGAATGGATTTTTACTCAATCCTGCCATGGCAGGAAGCCGGATGTATTCGCCTCTGCGCTTAAGTTTACGTCAGCAATGGTCGGGAGTAGAAGGGGCTCCTGAAACGCAGGCCTTGAGTTTTAATAAAAACATGAGTAATAAATGTACTACTTGTAACGTAAAAGGAAATCCGTTATCACGACGAAATAAACAAATGGGAGTTGGTTTAGGTGCTTATTTTTTTAACGATAAAGCCGGGGAAGTAGCAAGAACAGGAATTGAGTTTTCGTATGCTTATCACCTGCAATTATCAAAAAGTAAATTGGGACAAACAGGAACAAAACTTTCTTTTGGACTGGGAGGCGTTTTTTATCAGTTTAAGTTTGATAAAAGATACATTCCGGTTAATGACCCCAAAGCGGGTCCGGATGAGGTGTCGTATGTGCCGGATGCAAATTTCGGGGTCTACTTATATAACGATGATTATTTTGTAGGAGCATCAGCAGCACATTTATTTGAAGCTTCCGTTAAAATGGGCGATAACAATATCGATGATAATATCATGATGCGTCATTTTTATGCAACAGCAGGTTACACGTTTCATTTAAAAGACCTTGTTGATCTGGAACCTTCGGTGATTGTTCGTAAAACCATGAATTCGGATGTTTATTACGATCTGTCAGCCAAGTTATATATTCATCATTTCTGGATGGCGGCATCGTACAGAACGAACGATCAGATTGTGGGAATGGTGGGTGTAAATTACAACCAATATTACATAGGATATTCCTACGATCATTACACAAACAATTTAATTGCTGATAGCAGTGACGGAACTCATGAGATCACATTGGGAATCAATTTCGATATTCCAAATAAAATGAAGAGGGAGAGTAGATTGAGAGAAAGAAGAGCTGCCGATCGTAATTTCAGTAAAACAAAAACTTCCCGATACAAGAGAAATAGTAAAAGTTACATCTTCTTTTAA